The genomic region ACCAGGTCATAGAAACCCACCGGCAGCAAGGGAAGCCGAAACAATCCCGCGCTGTCGGTGGCGACCGAGCGGCTGAGACCCGTCTGTGGATTGGTCAGTGACACGGTCACGCCGGGAATGCGCGCTCCAGTCTGATCGACGACGGTTCCGTCGATCGAACCGGTGGCGCTCTGTGCCACCGAGACACCAGCGGTCCATACGAGGACGCACAGCGCGGCTGACGCAAGGCGGACACAGCTCCGCCGGGCCTGCAGTGTAAACACACCATCCTCCGTTCGCAGCTAAAGGTTGACCCTACCCTCTGACCGTAGCCGGGGTGCGGGCGTCCTGTCAACCGGGCGGATGGGAGGGGGTCAGGCGCGGCCCATGAACTCGCGGGTTTCCGTGTTCACCCGCACCTTCTCGCCTTCTTTGATGAACAGCGGGACGCGGATCTCGATTCCCGTTTCGAGCGTCGCCGCCTTGTTCACGTTGCCGGCGGCCGTGTCGCCACGAGCGCCCGGTTCGGTGTAGGTCACCGTCAGTTCGACCGCTGGCGGCATCTGCAGGCCGATCACGTCCCCATTGAAGAGCATCACCTGCACGATCAGGCCGTCGACGAGAAAGTCGCGCGCGTCGCTGAGCATGTCGGCGCTCAACGTCAACGTCTCGTAGCTCTCCTGATCCATGAAGTGTGAGCCGTTCCCGTCGCTGTAGAGATAGCTCGCGGGCGCCATCGTCAGGTCGGGTTCCTTGAACTTGTCACCGGCCCTGAAGGTCTTGTCGAAGACAGCACGCGTCTTCAGATTGCGCATCTTCAGGCGGACGAGCGTCTGCCCTCCGCGTGCCGTCGGCGTCGACACCTCGACGTCCAGGCAGTGGTAGGGCGTGTCGTCCATCTCGAAGTACATCTTGCGCCGGATGTCGATTGCCTCGATCAGTGCGGCCATGGCGTCCCCTGCACGAAAAAGCACGACGGCCATCAGGCCGCCAAACATATGATTCTACCAGTCCGCCCGCCAGGCGGCGTGGTTCTCCGCTTATGATGGGACGTCTCTTCGCCCTTCCTGGAGCCTCGATGA from Vicinamibacterales bacterium harbors:
- the efp gene encoding elongation factor P, translated to MAALIEAIDIRRKMYFEMDDTPYHCLDVEVSTPTARGGQTLVRLKMRNLKTRAVFDKTFRAGDKFKEPDLTMAPASYLYSDGNGSHFMDQESYETLTLSADMLSDARDFLVDGLIVQVMLFNGDVIGLQMPPAVELTVTYTEPGARGDTAAGNVNKAATLETGIEIRVPLFIKEGEKVRVNTETREFMGRA